In Rhizobium sp. N324, a single genomic region encodes these proteins:
- the miaA gene encoding tRNA (adenosine(37)-N6)-dimethylallyltransferase MiaA gives MMENLLSTVNAILITGPTASGKSALAVELAKRHDGVVVNADSMQVYDTLRVLTARPSEEEMQGVPHHLYGHVPAGAAYSTGSWLRDVSTLLPSLRAADRLPVFVGGTGLYFKALTGGLSDMPQIPEDLREELRTRLLAEGPEGLHSELEAIDPAMSASLNRQDGQRIVRALEVFKATGRSIADFQGRSGPVVIDAGQARKIVVLPDRAVLHQRINGRFEKMLDQGAEDEVRALLALDLPAEAPVMKAIGVSQIAAMLNGGMTRDEVLEKGAAATRQYAKRQMTWFRNQMDDSWERLML, from the coding sequence ATGATGGAAAACCTTCTGAGCACAGTGAACGCGATCCTGATAACCGGGCCGACCGCCAGCGGCAAGTCCGCGCTCGCCGTCGAATTGGCCAAGCGCCATGACGGCGTGGTCGTCAACGCCGACAGCATGCAGGTCTACGATACGCTGCGGGTGCTGACCGCGCGCCCGTCGGAAGAGGAGATGCAGGGTGTGCCGCATCATCTCTACGGCCACGTGCCGGCAGGTGCGGCCTATTCCACCGGCAGCTGGCTGCGCGATGTCTCGACGCTGCTGCCGTCGCTCAGGGCCGCCGACCGGCTGCCGGTCTTCGTCGGCGGCACCGGTCTTTATTTCAAGGCGCTGACCGGCGGCCTCTCCGACATGCCGCAGATCCCGGAGGACCTGCGGGAGGAACTCAGGACGCGGCTGCTTGCGGAGGGGCCGGAGGGGCTCCATTCCGAACTTGAGGCTATCGATCCTGCCATGTCGGCAAGCCTCAATCGCCAGGACGGGCAGCGCATCGTCCGGGCGCTTGAAGTGTTCAAGGCGACGGGACGGTCAATCGCCGATTTCCAGGGCCGGTCGGGACCCGTGGTGATCGACGCTGGCCAGGCTCGCAAGATCGTCGTGCTGCCGGACCGGGCGGTGCTGCATCAGCGCATCAACGGGCGTTTCGAAAAGATGCTGGACCAAGGCGCGGAAGACGAGGTGAGGGCGCTGCTTGCGCTCGACCTGCCGGCCGAGGCGCCTGTGATGAAGGCGATCGGAGTCTCGCAGATCGCGGCGATGCTCAATGGCGGGATGACGCGTGACGAGGTGCTGGAGAAGGGGGCCGCGGCGACGCGGCAATATGCCAAGCGTCAAATGACATGGTTCCGCAACCAGATGGACGACAGCTGGGAACGGCTGATGCTTTAG
- a CDS encoding LysE family translocator, translating to MQDLLVVYIAYVIAAGSPGPSNMAIMNVAMRQGRRPALALAAGVITMSTCWGLIAVTVISTLLVRYAHALLVLKIAGGLYLLWLAWKAARSATARDAPADELARPAAEFGALYRRGILMHLGNPKAVLAWVAIMSLGLKPGASPETAVTAFGGCVLLGVSIFSGYAVLFSTAPMVRGYARARRWIEGSLAIFFAGAGSRLLFSH from the coding sequence ATGCAAGATCTTCTCGTCGTCTATATCGCTTATGTCATCGCGGCAGGCAGTCCCGGGCCAAGCAACATGGCCATCATGAACGTGGCGATGCGGCAAGGACGCCGGCCGGCTCTGGCGCTTGCCGCCGGAGTGATAACAATGTCGACATGCTGGGGGCTGATCGCGGTTACGGTCATCTCGACACTGCTTGTTCGCTACGCCCACGCGCTGCTGGTCCTCAAGATCGCGGGCGGGCTGTACCTCCTCTGGCTCGCCTGGAAAGCAGCCCGCTCGGCGACTGCCCGGGATGCGCCGGCGGATGAACTCGCCCGGCCTGCTGCGGAGTTCGGCGCACTCTATCGCCGCGGGATCCTGATGCACCTCGGAAACCCGAAGGCGGTTCTGGCCTGGGTCGCAATCATGTCGCTCGGTCTGAAGCCCGGCGCCTCGCCCGAGACCGCCGTCACGGCGTTCGGCGGATGCGTGCTCCTCGGGGTCTCGATATTTTCCGGTTATGCCGTGCTGTTTTCGACGGCGCCTATGGTGCGCGGTTATGCGCGGGCGCGCCGCTGGATCGAGGGGAGCCTCGCCATCTTCTTCGCGGGCGCTGGATCGCGCCTGCTGTTCTCCCATTGA
- a CDS encoding ATP-binding protein, translated as MLNNDLRVSGKAGEHDRRDGHAPGNRFLGRVVACSGSRATIAAVAEDGGTDLTELWSVGRLISIGVGRNRVVALVYQMNTGGHAWGEGEDNTFKIETELLGEVRVDEDGHEEFSTGISRYPYLGAIAHRIRAADLMRIYDAGEGTTAVIGKLTQDESIDAAIHIPSMLSKHFAVVGSTGVGKSTAVSLLLHKAIAANPKLRVLILDPHNEFAAAFPKHAVTIDTDTLDLPFWLMRLEEFAEVVFRGRPPVPEELDMLRDILPEAKRAFRGSDNSLVRRTTEKSSITADTPVPYRMADLLALIDERIGRLEGRTEKPFLRSLKMRLIAAINDPRYHFMFSNNTISDTITETIAQIFRIPGENRPICTFQLAGIPSEVVNSVASVLCRMAFEVALWSEGAIHMLVVCEEAHRYIPSDPSLGFVPTRQAIARIAKEGRKYGVSLGIITQRPGELDQTILSQCSTLFAMRLANDRDQEIIRSAIPNSSISTTSFISSIGNGEAIAFGEAISVPMRMRFSRVDESLLPKAASANSKHSEEDPDTVDLRKIVTRMRAVTVGPDISNFQQSYAASAAAPEEVDATDEDIDDKPYASPALSSAPLESYRRELLPQAPRLDPAAPPAIDPRLDALRREMRREEPVFPRPAPPTDQPAVTRREPGTSLRESILKKPLSSLYNKD; from the coding sequence TTGCTCAACAACGACTTGCGCGTGTCTGGCAAGGCAGGCGAGCACGATCGCCGCGATGGCCATGCGCCGGGAAATCGCTTTCTCGGCCGCGTCGTTGCGTGCAGCGGATCCAGGGCGACGATCGCCGCCGTCGCCGAAGACGGCGGCACCGATCTGACCGAGCTCTGGTCCGTCGGCCGGCTGATTTCGATCGGCGTTGGCCGCAACCGCGTCGTTGCCCTCGTCTATCAGATGAACACCGGCGGCCATGCCTGGGGCGAAGGCGAGGACAATACGTTCAAGATCGAGACCGAGCTGCTCGGCGAAGTCCGTGTCGATGAGGACGGGCACGAGGAATTCTCCACCGGCATTTCGCGTTATCCGTATCTTGGCGCCATCGCTCACCGCATTCGCGCCGCCGACCTGATGCGCATCTACGATGCCGGAGAGGGTACGACCGCCGTCATCGGCAAACTGACGCAGGACGAAAGCATCGATGCGGCGATCCACATCCCCTCGATGCTCTCCAAGCATTTCGCCGTCGTCGGCTCCACCGGTGTCGGCAAGTCGACGGCCGTGTCGCTGCTGCTGCATAAGGCGATCGCAGCCAACCCGAAACTGCGGGTGCTGATCCTCGATCCGCATAACGAATTCGCCGCCGCATTTCCCAAGCACGCCGTCACCATCGATACCGATACGCTCGACCTGCCCTTCTGGCTGATGCGGCTGGAGGAATTCGCCGAAGTCGTCTTTCGCGGCCGCCCGCCGGTGCCGGAAGAGCTCGACATGCTGCGCGATATCCTGCCCGAGGCCAAGCGCGCCTTCCGCGGCAGCGACAACTCGCTGGTGCGCCGCACCACGGAAAAGAGCTCGATCACCGCCGATACGCCGGTCCCCTACCGCATGGCCGATCTGCTGGCGCTGATCGACGAGCGCATTGGCCGCCTGGAAGGCCGCACGGAAAAGCCCTTCCTGCGCTCGCTGAAGATGCGTCTCATCGCCGCGATCAACGATCCGCGCTATCACTTTATGTTCTCCAACAATACGATCAGCGACACGATCACCGAGACCATCGCGCAGATTTTCCGCATTCCCGGCGAGAACCGGCCGATCTGCACCTTCCAGCTGGCCGGCATTCCCTCCGAGGTGGTCAATTCGGTCGCCTCCGTCCTTTGCCGCATGGCCTTCGAAGTGGCGCTGTGGAGCGAAGGCGCCATCCATATGCTGGTCGTCTGCGAGGAAGCCCACCGCTACATCCCCTCCGATCCCAGCCTCGGTTTCGTGCCGACGCGCCAGGCGATCGCCCGCATCGCCAAGGAGGGCCGCAAATACGGCGTCTCGCTGGGGATCATCACCCAGCGGCCGGGTGAACTCGACCAGACGATCCTGTCGCAGTGCTCGACGCTGTTTGCCATGCGCCTGGCCAACGACCGCGACCAGGAAATCATCCGCTCGGCCATTCCCAACTCGTCGATCTCGACGACGAGCTTTATCTCCTCGATCGGCAACGGCGAGGCGATCGCATTCGGCGAGGCGATCAGCGTGCCGATGCGCATGCGCTTTTCCCGCGTCGACGAGAGCTTGCTGCCGAAGGCTGCCAGCGCCAACAGCAAACACAGCGAGGAAGATCCGGATACGGTCGATCTGCGCAAGATCGTCACCCGCATGCGGGCGGTGACCGTCGGACCCGACATTTCGAATTTCCAGCAGAGCTATGCTGCCTCAGCGGCAGCCCCCGAGGAGGTTGACGCGACCGACGAGGATATCGACGACAAGCCCTATGCATCGCCTGCCCTCTCGTCTGCTCCGCTCGAATCCTACCGGCGTGAGCTGCTGCCGCAGGCACCCCGGCTCGACCCCGCCGCGCCGCCGGCGATCGATCCCCGGCTGGACGCGCTCCGCCGCGAGATGCGCCGCGAAGAACCGGTCTTTCCCCGGCCGGCACCGCCAACGGATCAGCCCGCGGTCACCCGCCGGGAGCCCGGCACGTCGCTCCGCGAAAGCATCCTGAAGAAACCGCTGAGCAGCCTCTACAACAAGGATTGA
- the serB gene encoding phosphoserine phosphatase SerB: MALVATLVANPSNPVLTPKIAEQAAEAVNASGLYWLADGIACDIALRDGTDAPAAEANILAVISGAPIDLVIQEQESRRKKLLIADMDSTMIGQECIDELAAEVGLKEKVATITARAMNGEIAFEPALRERVALLKGLPTSVVDGVIAKRITLTPGGPELIATMKSKGHYTALVSGGFTVFTSRIAATLGFDENRANTLLEEGGILSGFVAEPILGKQAKVDALNEISAQLGISPEDAIAVGDGANDLGMLHLAGAGVALHAKPAVAAEAQMRINHGDLTALLYIQGYRKTDFVTG, encoded by the coding sequence ATGGCTCTCGTTGCCACGCTTGTTGCCAATCCGTCAAATCCCGTGCTGACACCCAAGATCGCCGAACAGGCGGCCGAAGCGGTGAACGCTTCCGGCCTCTACTGGCTGGCAGACGGCATCGCCTGCGACATCGCGCTGCGTGACGGCACGGATGCGCCAGCGGCCGAGGCTAATATTCTTGCCGTCATATCAGGCGCGCCGATCGACCTCGTGATCCAGGAGCAGGAGAGCCGCCGCAAGAAGCTGCTGATCGCCGATATGGATTCGACGATGATCGGCCAGGAATGCATCGACGAACTCGCTGCCGAAGTCGGCCTGAAGGAGAAGGTCGCGACCATTACCGCCCGCGCCATGAACGGTGAGATCGCCTTCGAGCCCGCTTTGCGCGAACGCGTCGCCCTCTTGAAGGGCCTGCCGACATCGGTGGTCGACGGAGTGATCGCCAAGCGCATCACGCTGACGCCGGGCGGCCCGGAACTGATCGCCACCATGAAGTCGAAAGGCCATTACACCGCCCTCGTCTCCGGCGGGTTCACCGTCTTCACCAGCCGCATCGCCGCCACCCTCGGCTTCGACGAGAACCGTGCCAATACGCTGCTCGAAGAGGGCGGCATCCTCTCCGGCTTCGTCGCCGAACCGATCCTCGGCAAGCAGGCGAAGGTCGATGCGCTGAACGAGATTTCGGCTCAGCTCGGCATTTCGCCTGAAGACGCGATCGCCGTCGGCGACGGCGCCAACGACCTCGGCATGCTGCACCTCGCCGGCGCCGGCGTCGCCCTCCACGCCAAGCCCGCCGTCGCCGCCGAGGCACAGATGCGCATCAACCACGGCGACCTGACGGCGCTGCTCTATATCCAGGGCTACCGGAAGACGGATTTCGTGACGGGTTGA
- a CDS encoding acetolactate synthase 3 large subunit yields the protein MSTDNQAAGNRMTGAEIVLKALKDNGVEHIFGYPGGAVLPIYDEIFQQEEVKHILVRHEQGAGHAAEGYARSTGKVGVMLVTSGPGATNAVTPLQDALMDSVPLVCLTGQVPTPLIGSDAFQECDTVGITRPCTKHNWLVKDVNQLAAVIHEAFRIAQSGRPGPVVVDIPKDVQFATGTYTPPADYTIQKSYQPKIQGDLNQIHAAIELMATARRPIIYSGGGVINSGPEASKLLRELVELTGFPITSTLMGLGAYPASGKNWLKMLGMHGSYEANMAMHDCDVMVCIGARFDDRITGRLNAFSPNSKKIHIDIDPSSINKNVRVDIGIRGDVGHVLEDMVRLWRALPKKPEKNRLEDWWTDIARWRARNSFAYTRSNDVIMPQYALERLYAHTKDRDTYITTEVGQHQMWAAQFFGFEQPNRWMTSGGLGTMGYGLPAALGVQIAHPDSLVIDIAGDASIQMCIQEMSAAIQHDAPIKIFIMNNQYMGMVRQWQQLLHGNRLSNSYTEAMPDFVKLAEAYGAVGLRCEKPDDLDDAIVEMIEVRKPVIFDCRVANLANCFPMIPSGKAHNEMLLPDEATDEAVANAIDAKGRALV from the coding sequence ATGAGCACGGACAATCAGGCGGCAGGCAATCGGATGACGGGAGCGGAGATCGTTCTCAAGGCGCTGAAGGACAACGGCGTCGAACATATCTTCGGCTATCCCGGCGGCGCGGTTCTGCCGATCTATGACGAGATCTTCCAGCAGGAAGAGGTCAAGCACATCCTCGTCCGTCACGAGCAGGGAGCAGGCCATGCGGCCGAAGGCTACGCCCGCTCCACCGGCAAGGTCGGCGTCATGCTGGTCACCTCGGGTCCGGGCGCCACCAATGCGGTCACGCCGCTGCAGGACGCGCTGATGGATTCGGTCCCGCTCGTCTGCCTGACCGGTCAGGTTCCGACCCCGCTGATCGGCTCCGACGCCTTCCAGGAATGCGATACGGTCGGCATCACCCGGCCCTGCACCAAGCACAACTGGCTGGTCAAGGACGTCAACCAGCTCGCCGCCGTTATTCACGAGGCCTTCCGCATCGCACAGTCCGGCCGTCCGGGCCCCGTCGTCGTCGATATTCCGAAAGACGTGCAGTTTGCCACCGGCACCTATACGCCGCCCGCCGATTACACGATCCAGAAGAGCTATCAGCCGAAAATCCAGGGCGACCTCAACCAGATCCATGCAGCGATCGAGCTGATGGCGACTGCGCGCCGTCCAATCATCTATTCCGGCGGCGGCGTCATCAATTCCGGCCCCGAGGCCTCCAAGCTGCTGCGCGAGCTGGTCGAACTCACCGGTTTCCCGATCACCTCGACGCTGATGGGCCTCGGCGCCTATCCGGCTTCGGGCAAGAACTGGCTGAAGATGCTCGGCATGCACGGCTCCTACGAAGCCAACATGGCGATGCATGACTGCGACGTCATGGTCTGCATCGGCGCCCGCTTCGACGACCGCATCACCGGCCGCCTCAATGCCTTTTCCCCGAATTCGAAGAAAATCCATATCGATATCGATCCGTCTTCGATCAACAAGAACGTCCGTGTCGATATCGGCATCCGCGGTGATGTCGGGCATGTCCTCGAAGATATGGTCCGCCTGTGGCGGGCGCTGCCGAAGAAGCCGGAGAAGAACCGCCTCGAAGACTGGTGGACCGATATCGCCCGCTGGCGGGCGCGCAACTCCTTCGCCTATACGAGGAGCAATGACGTCATCATGCCGCAATATGCGCTGGAGCGGCTCTATGCGCACACCAAGGACCGCGATACCTACATCACCACCGAAGTCGGCCAGCATCAGATGTGGGCGGCGCAGTTCTTCGGCTTCGAGCAGCCGAACCGCTGGATGACATCGGGCGGCCTCGGCACGATGGGCTACGGTCTGCCGGCGGCCCTTGGAGTCCAGATCGCCCATCCCGACAGCCTCGTCATCGACATTGCTGGCGACGCATCGATCCAGATGTGTATTCAGGAAATGTCGGCGGCGATCCAGCACGATGCGCCGATCAAGATCTTCATCATGAACAACCAGTATATGGGCATGGTGCGCCAGTGGCAGCAATTGCTGCACGGCAACCGTCTGTCGAACTCCTATACCGAGGCGATGCCCGATTTCGTCAAGCTGGCGGAAGCCTATGGCGCCGTCGGCCTGCGCTGCGAAAAGCCGGATGACCTGGACGATGCCATTGTCGAGATGATCGAGGTCAGGAAGCCGGTGATCTTCGATTGCCGGGTTGCCAATCTCGCCAACTGCTTCCCGATGATCCCCTCGGGCAAGGCGCATAACGAAATGCTGCTGCCTGATGAAGCCACCGACGAAGCGGTCGCCAATGCGATCGACGCCAAGGGCCGCGCGCTCGTCTGA
- a CDS encoding Do family serine endopeptidase, with protein MAPTNRSPFRRTLALMASAAMIAHAGMNGVAYAQTAPETTAPAVVAPAPATPETAAPAPTPPAAAAPQPAAPIQAGVPNNGPASVADLAEGLLDAVVNISTSQNVKDDEGVGPAPRAPDGSPFQEFFNDFFDKKQGNKGGNHNVSSLGSGFVIDPTGYIVTNNHVIEGADDIEVNFANGSKLKAKLIGTDTKTDLSVLKVEPKTPLKSVKFGDSSTMRIGDWVMAIGNPFGFGGSVTVGIISGRGRNINAGPYDNFIQTDAAINKGNSGGPLFNMKGEVIGINTAIISPSGGSIGIGFSVPSELASGVVDQLREYGETRRGWLGVRIQPVTDDIADSLGLDSAKGALVAGVIKGGPVDDGSIKAGDVILKFDGKTVSEMRDLPRVVAESTVGKEVDVVVLRDGKEQTVKVKLGRLEDSDQAAASGDAAPDGSQGDGVITPDPDENNDMDQPDSGDQAQPAPGAPDQHQGQGQGQVSPDASTPKNVLGLSLSLLSAETRKAFGIAESVDGVVVTEVTPGSASAEKGLKPGDVIVEVAQEFMKSPDAVAAKVKSLKQEGRRNAQLMIASANGDLRFVAVPME; from the coding sequence ATGGCCCCCACGAATCGCTCGCCCTTCAGACGAACGCTCGCGCTTATGGCCAGCGCTGCAATGATTGCGCATGCCGGCATGAACGGGGTCGCCTATGCGCAAACCGCGCCTGAAACGACAGCACCAGCTGTTGTCGCACCCGCTCCGGCTACTCCGGAAACGGCTGCTCCTGCGCCCACGCCGCCTGCAGCCGCTGCACCGCAGCCGGCCGCACCAATTCAAGCCGGCGTGCCGAACAACGGTCCGGCGTCGGTCGCCGATCTCGCCGAGGGGCTGCTCGACGCCGTGGTCAACATCTCGACCTCGCAGAACGTGAAGGACGACGAGGGTGTCGGCCCGGCGCCGCGCGCCCCCGACGGCTCGCCTTTCCAGGAGTTCTTCAACGACTTCTTCGACAAGAAGCAGGGCAACAAGGGCGGCAACCACAATGTCAGCTCGCTCGGCTCCGGCTTCGTCATCGACCCGACCGGCTATATCGTAACCAACAACCATGTGATCGAGGGCGCCGACGATATTGAAGTCAACTTCGCCAATGGTTCGAAGCTCAAGGCAAAGCTGATCGGCACGGATACGAAAACCGACCTTTCGGTGCTGAAGGTCGAGCCGAAGACGCCGCTGAAATCGGTGAAATTCGGCGATTCCAGCACGATGCGGATCGGCGATTGGGTGATGGCGATCGGCAACCCGTTCGGCTTCGGCGGCTCGGTGACGGTCGGCATCATTTCCGGGCGCGGCCGCAATATCAATGCCGGCCCCTATGACAACTTCATCCAGACGGATGCGGCGATCAACAAGGGCAATTCCGGCGGGCCGCTCTTCAACATGAAGGGTGAGGTGATCGGCATCAACACGGCGATCATTTCGCCGAGCGGCGGCTCGATCGGCATCGGCTTCTCGGTCCCCTCCGAGCTTGCCTCCGGCGTCGTCGACCAATTGCGTGAATATGGCGAGACGCGGCGCGGCTGGCTCGGCGTGCGCATCCAGCCGGTGACCGACGATATCGCCGACAGCCTCGGGCTCGACAGTGCCAAGGGCGCGCTGGTCGCCGGCGTCATCAAGGGCGGCCCGGTCGACGACGGTTCCATCAAGGCAGGCGACGTCATTTTGAAATTCGACGGCAAGACCGTCAGCGAAATGCGCGATCTGCCGCGCGTCGTGGCGGAAAGCACGGTCGGCAAGGAAGTCGACGTGGTAGTGTTGCGCGACGGCAAGGAGCAGACCGTCAAGGTCAAGCTTGGCCGGCTCGAGGACAGCGATCAGGCGGCGGCATCCGGCGACGCGGCGCCCGACGGTTCGCAGGGTGACGGCGTGATCACCCCGGATCCGGACGAGAACAACGACATGGACCAGCCGGATTCCGGCGATCAGGCCCAGCCTGCACCGGGCGCGCCGGACCAGCACCAGGGCCAGGGGCAGGGCCAGGTGTCACCGGATGCATCAACGCCGAAGAATGTGCTCGGCTTGTCGTTGTCGCTTTTGAGCGCCGAGACGCGCAAGGCTTTCGGCATCGCCGAAAGCGTCGACGGTGTCGTCGTGACCGAGGTGACGCCCGGCTCCGCCTCGGCCGAAAAAGGGCTGAAGCCCGGCGACGTGATCGTCGAGGTGGCGCAGGAGTTCATGAAGTCGCCGGACGCGGTCGCCGCCAAGGTGAAATCGCTGAAGCAGGAGGGCCGCCGGAACGCCCAGCTAATGATCGCATCGGCGAATGGCGATCTGCGCTTTGTGGCGGTGCCGATGGAGTAA
- a CDS encoding dihydrodipicolinate synthase family protein: MSSSSPFHVLSAFPPTPADADGRVDTEALCRLLEPLCDAGVASIGLLGSTGIYAYLTREERLRAIEAAVECVKGRVPIVVGVGALRTDSACDLARDAETAGADALLLAPVSYTPLTQEEVYQHFLAVTKAAALPLCIYNNPGTTHFTFSRELLRRLSDIETIKAVKMPLPADGDVRGELAALREKTDLAIGYSGDWGAAEALLSGAEAWYSVVGGLLPRTALALTKAAITGDGNETRRLDGLLEPLWRMFKELGSIRVVYMLVEHLLLTRAELPRPLMPLGAADRQRVLQVAEPLIALERQSLL; this comes from the coding sequence ATGTCTTCATCATCTCCGTTTCATGTTCTTTCGGCCTTTCCGCCAACCCCCGCCGATGCGGATGGCCGGGTGGACACCGAAGCCCTTTGCCGTCTGCTCGAGCCTTTGTGTGATGCGGGCGTCGCCTCCATCGGCCTTCTCGGCAGCACTGGGATCTATGCCTACCTCACGCGCGAGGAACGGTTGCGGGCCATCGAGGCGGCGGTCGAATGCGTCAAAGGGCGTGTTCCCATCGTTGTCGGTGTTGGCGCTCTGCGGACAGACAGCGCTTGCGACCTTGCGAGGGATGCCGAAACGGCCGGCGCGGATGCGCTTCTGCTGGCGCCGGTGTCCTACACGCCCTTGACCCAGGAAGAGGTCTACCAGCATTTCCTGGCGGTCACGAAGGCGGCGGCGCTGCCGCTCTGCATCTATAACAATCCCGGCACGACCCACTTCACCTTTAGCCGCGAGCTACTGCGGCGCCTCTCCGATATCGAGACGATCAAGGCGGTGAAGATGCCTCTGCCGGCCGACGGCGATGTGCGAGGGGAACTCGCCGCATTGCGCGAGAAGACCGATCTCGCGATCGGCTATAGCGGCGACTGGGGTGCGGCCGAGGCGCTGCTCTCTGGCGCCGAGGCCTGGTACAGCGTCGTCGGCGGCTTGCTGCCGCGCACAGCCCTTGCCCTGACCAAGGCGGCGATTACAGGCGACGGCAACGAAACACGCAGGCTCGATGGGCTCCTTGAGCCGCTTTGGAGGATGTTCAAGGAACTCGGAAGCATCCGCGTGGTCTATATGCTGGTCGAGCATCTCTTGCTCACCCGGGCGGAGCTGCCGCGGCCTCTCATGCCGCTCGGAGCCGCGGACCGGCAGCGTGTCCTTCAGGTGGCCGAGCCGCTGATCGCGCTGGAACGTCAATCCTTGTTGTAG
- the pdxR gene encoding MocR-like pyridoxine biosynthesis transcription factor PdxR: MSKRRSTIEIPSLKTIDRTADVGRQLAQALRSAISRAELRPGERLPSTRTLAASLKIARGTVVGVFDQLTAEGYLEARVGAGTSVASALVDATPPFPPAPAAPPGADAFDLPFPAARLISIARALTPHPPIPFAIAVPAAGIAPDDNWRRLGNRVRASKQAAPASYQNPMGLHELRVAIADHVRRARAVHCEPEQVIVTSGTQQGLYLAGRVLLSRDDPVWTEDPAYPGLTAVLDDLGARTHRIPVDAQGMNVERGLELCQQARAAFVTPSHQYPVGMPLSMARRNALAAWADQNRAWIVEDDYDSELRYAGHPFPSMQGLRPSRVIYLGTFSKVLFPSLRLGYVIAPAALAEAFAGARAILDRHSPTAEQHVLAAYMREGYFEAHIRRIRGLYAERRAILLSSLERALPEGCRIQPSDQGMHILLWLPEGTDDVQLAAQALSAGLAVRAISPMYAARPARPGLMLGFGGFLPDRLQAAVGELVKLLNLQIFGGGGERRG; encoded by the coding sequence ATGTCGAAGCGGCGCAGCACCATCGAGATCCCATCGCTCAAAACCATCGACCGAACCGCCGATGTCGGCCGCCAGCTTGCCCAGGCTCTGCGCAGCGCGATCTCACGCGCAGAACTCAGGCCTGGCGAGCGCCTCCCTTCGACGCGCACCCTTGCTGCGTCCTTGAAGATAGCCCGCGGCACCGTCGTCGGAGTGTTCGATCAACTGACCGCCGAAGGCTACCTCGAAGCGAGGGTCGGGGCCGGAACAAGTGTCGCCTCGGCCCTGGTGGACGCAACGCCGCCGTTTCCGCCCGCACCGGCAGCGCCGCCGGGCGCGGATGCCTTCGATCTGCCCTTCCCGGCGGCCCGGCTGATATCGATCGCCCGCGCCCTCACCCCTCACCCGCCCATTCCCTTCGCCATCGCCGTCCCGGCTGCCGGTATTGCGCCGGACGACAACTGGCGCCGTCTCGGCAATCGCGTGCGCGCATCGAAACAGGCAGCCCCCGCAAGCTATCAAAATCCCATGGGACTGCACGAGCTGCGGGTCGCCATCGCCGACCATGTCCGCCGCGCACGGGCCGTTCACTGCGAGCCGGAACAGGTGATCGTCACGTCGGGTACCCAGCAGGGCCTCTATCTGGCGGGGCGTGTCCTGCTGTCGCGCGACGATCCGGTATGGACCGAGGATCCGGCCTATCCCGGGCTCACGGCCGTGCTCGACGATCTCGGCGCACGGACACATCGCATCCCGGTCGATGCGCAGGGAATGAACGTGGAACGCGGCCTCGAACTTTGCCAGCAGGCGCGCGCCGCCTTCGTCACCCCTTCGCATCAATATCCGGTCGGCATGCCGCTCAGCATGGCCCGGCGCAACGCCCTGGCCGCCTGGGCCGACCAAAACCGCGCCTGGATCGTCGAGGACGATTACGACAGCGAGCTGCGTTATGCCGGGCACCCCTTCCCCTCGATGCAGGGATTGCGCCCCTCCCGCGTCATCTATCTCGGCACTTTCAGCAAGGTGCTCTTTCCATCGCTGCGCCTCGGCTATGTCATCGCCCCTGCCGCGCTCGCGGAAGCCTTCGCCGGCGCGCGCGCCATTCTCGACCGGCACTCGCCGACCGCAGAACAGCACGTCCTAGCCGCCTACATGAGGGAAGGCTATTTCGAAGCCCATATCCGGCGCATCCGCGGCCTCTATGCCGAACGCCGCGCAATCCTGCTCTCAAGCCTCGAGCGGGCCTTGCCTGAGGGATGCCGTATTCAGCCGAGCGACCAGGGCATGCACATTCTTCTATGGCTGCCCGAGGGGACCGACGACGTGCAGCTCGCAGCCCAGGCGCTATCGGCCGGCCTTGCGGTGCGCGCGATCTCGCCCATGTATGCCGCACGGCCGGCGCGCCCCGGCCTGATGCTGGGATTCGGTGGATTTCTGCCGGACCGGCTGCAGGCGGCGGTTGGCGAACTCGTCAAATTGCTGAACCTGCAGATCTTCGGAGGCGGAGGCGAACGCCGAGGCTAA